One Mya arenaria isolate MELC-2E11 chromosome 7, ASM2691426v1 genomic window carries:
- the LOC128240846 gene encoding mucin-4-like isoform X4 has protein sequence MDITFLIQKEHLSRELEHERMLRVEAERRLRDVTRESESCHARLESLQTDFLKMEGQVREMVQYKTKIDQLKQEKSSLNTTYEANVEKFKGHITELERENMVLLNEVKKLESQMSSKPGGQDRYRLLMERLRMIEGENSSLVLENEEQRGQYEKCLDEIANQVVQALLAQKMLREECIKLQDHVQELEVHNRHLYMAYTNRGSQDGGAYMHGSIDSLHSMFSEQTTDVAGGPQMSSPPPWLRERLPGDRRSLISFSGSVTSTPENELESLADHRYHCRTEIETEFPATPSSPKSKHVSIMERKNETKRSSSTSSLLPTKIGPNRQRTRSTSSLHRARGLSVGHTQNESQDSGITPQASSASPSLSSHSDILQLNKSSTQLPGFARSVSVPSSQQSQQSDISHITQGNQSSVMSTSSSSSSSSSTSRIPVIPCARSKEDLQLRRNSLKAEYSIRLGSQSPAHRNSPSPKPGASQSQTNIPSAKPSSLRPPSQGHRSTGKGQGQDHPRSPSLSSGRSHSAGSRIPSVSGKQTKVIGKDGSNKVKPGLEGSKTFGSVSKYGSEGNKSSTGPVSKLVPPKSPSLRHSGIKTTLKTDTGQIKSVKKTSESAKSKSSQSANVSNASPHSNLKTVYSISTVSSSRVLESRNLDVSEPVLPARGHKPVGNFPIMGLTTLSHTSPKSEESPLKIYANVSQVPVSFSSGSVSRSSDKISESTSNNVITSTTPSLSNSDKSVTVKSGESQNAGTYKNAGYFYDYSDEDSDCHVTRRVSKDLSIASSVSLEELLDKTLENMTTPNSEFSSGYLMFNSTQTLEDSSPVCAAISEKLIRNNDSSRFSGKLPSSEQVITVANVNQEYVVEHRHDAIVNTRLTGKPDIVKDTENSEQRNLQKSMPISEIPGSSMPGYRAKRPKSLILGAKEKKFLYCEYGSSSSPDSSEGENWTCKFSYAKNAKEQVIKTKVAQSVKSGEAKVIESPHYASIQSKDSSGDKQKTVDKTGSSGIAKPSGLKKPSKIPPPVASKPAQRKSSIPKADHEITRPKSVEICVNTALSVTRTEPLFVDGLNIKDIAKAESERSLNRKSKSENTDITSNSTFEEIKVERSGSKDDGYSTMSSDIQPEHLEKYSDAFESSTNSNDARNSNLSLSSQNSYSSEDRLSGHGSLGRVKAMKLKFELDNHKSDTEKSPTKSPPPSPAKSLLKSPKSVSEKVKANISNDSNQGDKIQSKMVPVTSKLPKPKSGIPCPKETGQTNMKTKCAIPVPKSKPNVLKSEKPSHKVEIQIPVKVDLPVKDIVSDQVVQRKSFPITNPNYITSSPVRPSADEPSLNARLSPITPNIPPPHIIQQSQVPTTSFTDQFNQLSCFEKIEFLKDSYDSNSSLSDRGSDLTSLHISEDNILSDIPEEKDGYESSVGIKSENTSFSSIPTLTCVKKPPQPSPGAQHHSSSHHASRATFSTTLKRHWSSCEGLVRAAVNSDYEKQKSAKHNADYEELYGGCLNIETLLERCSSESDLYTRGDKPAVTLLPQLRSPGMIQVDEIAVEERVQAILKFCVLRQISENVASADRDGESFTSFVELLMQRGHVLQTPSPAQELNNMSVSNFSSKGQNSVHNSFGSEERSETELPPLGDDQKRFNSNFYSLCNTGSNRSISEKADSVCADTNSQNQDNKQTDSPLVHTCRKGDKSVCKKCENLRNVNEFDNISKQIECLSRTVNELHKSLSSLNSENDSGSESNEGDVNLANAIGNKDIDGYHWVEDELFLSPYEGEIILGTSPFSKTGASCDWINDYADDEDHVEEMGGSEALLEEDPTFDIPVSMDSGAKTKLNPMHMHNSDISNCFDEDGNFDSASFISQRLQKEEERLKSLDLKSNKAMLFTQDIDISAPIQKLRSSMTSSRSHPLKEDMRTTPEKDIDDTELFAYQERLGLHAGSHESLDDNIGVDSVMCHRLLGGKGAPVPGGRPALDFTQIQFMRYGDAEKQALSAFEFLQDMTSSAHSDQSVGQKVSHDMLFRMEGNMSDVARSNMIQMNQSTTSNEEKISPVRKQRRKIKLRNKKDQSAVKNQGKAKTRQFSSTSNDESNDDYSDGSSSDNYLVQEQSMKSKKMTYL, from the exons AATGGAGGGCCAGGTTCGGGAGATGGTACAGTACAAGACAAAGATAGACCAACTAAAGCAAGAAAAGTCCAGCCTCAACACAACTTATGAG gCAAATGTGGAGAAGTTTAAAGGCCACATAACAGAGCTTGAGCGAGAAAACATGGTTCTACTAAATGAAGTGAAAAAGCTTGAATCCCAG ATGAGCAGTAAGCCAGGAGGCCAAGACCGATACCGTCTGTTGATGGAGCGTCTCCGTATGATCGAGGGAGAGAACTCTTCCCTGGTCCTGGAGAACGAAGAACAGCGTGGGCAGTACGAGAAATGTCTGGATGAGATTGCTAACCAG GTTGTGCAGGCACTGCTGGCTCAGAAGATGTTACGTGAGGAGTGTATCAAGCTTCAGGACCATGTACAAGAGTTGGAGGTCCACAACAGACACCTCTATATGGCCTACACTAACCGTGGTTCTCAG GATGGAGGGGCTTACATGCATGGCAGCATTGACTCTCTGCACAGCATGTTCAGTGAACAG ACAACAGATGTTGCTGGTGGCCCACAGATGTCCTCCCCGCCACCATGGTTACGTGAGCGGTTGCCAGGCGATAGAAGAAGCCTTATTTCATTCTCGGGTAGCGTGACCTCCACACCTGAAAACGAGCTAGAGAGCCTTGCCGACCACCGATACCACTGTAGAACGGAGATAGAGACGGAATTCCCAGCAACACCATCCAGCCCGAAGTCTAAGCATGTCAGCATCATGGAGAGGAAAAATGAAACGAAACGAAGTTCATCCACATCATCTTTATTGCCAACGAAAATCGGACCAAATAGACAACGAACTAGATCTACCTCatctttacaccgagcacgtggCTTGTCTGTAGGTCATACACAGAACGAGTCACAAGATTCAGGCATAACACCTCAGGCATCATCAGCATCACCCAGTCTGTCATCACACTCAGacatacttcaattaaacaaatctaGCACACAATTACCTGGATTTGCAAGAAGTGTATCAGTGCCTTCCAGCCAGCAGTCACAGCAATCAGACATCAGCCATATCACTCAGGGCAACCAGTCATCCGTCATGTCCACATCttcatcgtcatcgtcgtctTCGTCCACTTCTAGAATACCAGTAATTCCATGTGCCAGATCCAAGGAGGATCTTCAATTGAGGCGCAATTCCCTGAAGGCTGAATACAGTATTAGACTGGGGAGTCAGTCCCCCGCACATAGGAATTCTCCCTCTCCAAAACCAGGGGCCTCCCAGTCACAAACTAATATCCCAAGTGCTAAACCGTCCTCATTGCGGCCTCCAAGCCAAGGTCACAGGTCAACAgggaaaggtcaaggtcaggaTCACCCAAGGTCGCCATCCTTGAGCTCAGGAAGGTCACATTCAGCAGGGTCAAGGATTCCTTCAGTTTCTGGGAAACAAACAAAAGTGATAGGTAAAGATGGGTCTAATAAAGTGAAACCAGGCTTGGAAGGTAGCAAAACTTTTGGCAGTGTCTCAAAATATGGGTCAGAGGGTAATAAATCATCCACAGGCCCTGTGAGTAAGCTTGTGCCTCCCAAGTCCCCCTCTTTGAGACATTCAGGCATTAAAACTACATTGAAAACTGACACTGGGCAAATAAAAAGTGTTAAGAAAACATCCGAAAGTGCTAAATCTAAGTCTTCTCAGAGTGCTAATGTTTCGAATGCTTCGCCGCACTCGAACTTAAAAACAGTATATTCGATCAGTACAGTGTCAAGTTCAAGAGTATTGGAAAGTAGGAATTTGGACGTCTCAGAGCCAGTATTACCAGCGCGGGGACATAAACCAGTCGGTAATTTCCCGATAATGGGGCTTACAACACTTAGCCATACCAGTCCTAAGTCGGAGGAAAGTCCTTTGAAGATTTATGCAAATGTTTCTCAAGTGCCAGTTAGCTTTTCTAGTGGATCTGTGAGTAGGAGTAGTGACAAAATCAGTGAATCTACAAGCAATAATGTTATAACTAGTACTACACCAAGTCTTTCAAACTCGGATAAATCAGTAACTGTTAAGTCTGGTGAAAGTCAGAATGCAGGCACCTATAAAAATGCTGGATATTTCTATGATTACAGTGATGAAGATAGTGACTGTCACGTAACAAGGAGAGTGTCAAAGGATTTAAGCATTGCTTCTAGTGTCTCCTTGGAAGAACTGTTGGATAAAACCCTTGAAAACATGACTACTCCGAACAGTGAGTTCAGCTCAGGGTACCTTATGTTTAACTCGACTCAGACTCTTGAAGATTCTTCACCTGTGTGTGCTGCTATTAGTGAAAAACTGATTCGAAACAATGACAGTTCACGGTTCTCGGGTAAACTTCCAAGTAGTGAGCAAGTTATCACTGTAGCTAATGTTAATCAGGAATATGTTGTTGAACACAGACATGATGCTATTGTCAATACCAGGTTGACTGGTAAGCCAGATATCGTGAAAGACACTGAAAATAGTGAACAAAGAAATCTACAGAAGTCAATGCCCATTTCTGAAATACCTGGATCATCTATGCCTGGTTACAGGGCAAAACGACCCAAGTCTCTAATTCTCGGTGCTAAAGAGAAGAAATTTCTGTATTGTGAGTATGGGTCGTCATCAAGCCCTGACTCTTCTGAAGGGGAAAATTGGACTTGTAAATTTTCTTATGCAAAAAATGCAAAGGAGCAGGTTATAAAGACTAAAGTGGCTCAATCTGTGAAAAGTGGTGAAGCTAAAGTGATTGAGTCACCGCATTATGCTAGTATTCAGTCAAAAGATTCTAGTGGAGATAAGCAGAAAACAGTTGATAAAACTGGGAGTTCAGGAATTGCTAAACCCAGTGGGCTGAAGAAGCCATCCAAAATCCCCCCACCAGTTGCCAGTAAGCCAGCTCAAAGAAAATCATCCATACCTAAAGCTGATCATGAAATCACAAGACCGAAGTCAGTAGAGATTTGTGTCAATACCGCTTTATCCGTCACAAGAACAGAACCTTTATTTGTCGATGGTCTGAATATAAAAGACATTGCTAAAGCCGAGTCAGAACGGTCATTAAATAGAAAGTCAAAATCGGAAAATACTGATATAACATCTAATTCAACCTTTGAAGAGATTAAGGTTGAGAGATCTGGGAGTAAAGATGATGGTTATTCAACTATGTCTAGTGACATACAGCCTGAACATTTGGAGAAATACTCTGACGCTTTTGAAAGTTCCACAAACAGTAACGATGCTCGGAACTCTAATTTAAGTCTTAGTTCTCAAAATTCATACTCAAGCGAAGACAGACTGAGTGGTCATGGTTCTTTGGGCAGAGTGAAAGCTATGAAACTAAAGTTTGAGCTGGATAATCATAAATCTGACACAGAAAAATCACCCACTAAATCTCCACCACCTTCACCAGCAAAATCGCTTCTTAAGTCGCCAAAATCTGTCTCTGAAAAAGTCAAAGCCAATATAAGTAACGACAGTAACCAAGGTGATAAAATACAAAGTAAGATGGTTCCAGTCACTAGTAAGCTTCCAAAGCCAAAATCTGGAATACCGTGCCCAAAGGAAACTGGACAAACCAATATGAAAACTAAATGTGCTATACCTGTGCCAAAGTCGAAaccaaatgttttgaaaagtgaaaagccatctcataaagtagaaattCAGATACCAGTAAAAGTTGACTTACCAGTTAAAGATATTGTTTCAGATCAAGTTGTTCAGAGAAAAAGTTTTCCTATAACAAATCCTAACTACATAACAAGCAGCCCAGTTCGTCCATCTGCTGATGAGCCCAGCCTAAACGCCAGGCTTTCCCCAATCACACCGAATATCCCACCACCACATATTATCCAACAATCCCAAGTGCCGACCACATCCTTTACAGACCAGTTTAACCAGTTAAGTTGTTTTGAGAAGATTGAGTTCTTAAAGGACAGCTATGACAGTAACAGTTCTCTATCTGACCGAGGGTCAGACCTAACCTCTCTTCATATCTCTGAAGACAACATACTGTCAGATATACCGGAGGAAAAAGATGGCTATGAAAGTTCTGTTGGGATAAAAAGTGAGAACACATCCTTCTCAAGTATTCCAACTTTAACCTGTGTAAAAAAGCCTCCCCAGCCATCTCCTGGTGCCCAGCATCATTCTAGTTCACACCATGCAAGCAGGGCCACATTCTCAACCACACTCAAACGCCATTGGTCCTCTTGTGAGGGTTTGGTCAGGGCTGCAGTGAACAGCGATTACGAGAAACAAAAATCTGCAAAGCACAATGCAGACTATGAAGAGCTTTATGGCGGATGTCTAAATATAGAAACACTGTTAGAGCGGTGTTCCTCCGAGTCTGACTTATATACGAGGGGTGATAAGCCAGCGGTGACGTTGTTGCCACAGTTACGGTCACCAGGGATGATACAGGTTGACGAGATAGCAGTAGAAGAGCGGGTACAGGCCATTCTCAAGTTCTGCGTTCTTAGACAG ATCAGTGAGAACGTAGCGAGTGCTGACCGTGACGGCGAATCATTTACCAGCTTTGTAGAACTTCTAATGCAACGAGGCCATGTTCTACAGACCCCGTCACCTGCTCAG GAGCTGAACAATATGTCTGTCTCCAACTTCTCCTCAAAGGGACAAAACTCTGTCCACAACTCTTTCGGCTCTGAGGAGAGATCTGAGACAGAACTACCTCCCCTGGGAGATGATCAAAAACGCTTCAACAGCAATTTTTACAGTCTGTGTAACACTGGCTCAAATAGGAGCATATCTGAGAAAGCAGACAGTGTCTGTGCTGATACCAACAGTCAAAACCAGGATAACAAACAGACTGACAGCCCTTTGGTTCATACTTGTCGAAAGGGAGATAAATCTGTTTGTAAGAAGTGTGAAAATTTGAGGAATGTGAATGAATTTGATAACATTTCTAAGCAGATTGAGTGTCTATCACGAACAGTGAATGAACTTCACAAGAGTTTATCTAGTCTGAATAGTGAGAATGATAGTGGATCGGAATCAAATGAAGGGGACGTAAATCTAGCAAACGCAATAGGAAACAAGGACATAGACGGTTATCATTGGGTGGAGGATGAATTATTCTTATCTCCTTACGAAGGTGAAATAATTCTTGGAACTTCGCCATTTTCGAAAACTGGCGCATCATGTGATTGGATAAATGACTATGCAGATGATGAGGATCATGTCGAAGAGATGGGTGGGAGTGAAGCACTGTTAGAAGAAGATCCCACTTTTGATATTCCTGTGTCCATGGACTCCGGTGCTAAAACCAAATTGAACCCTATGCATATGCATAACTCTGATATTTCGAACTGCTTCGATGAAGATGGGAATTTTGACAGCGCTTCGTTTATATCTCAGAGGTTACAAAAAGAGGAGGAGAGATTAAAATCACTAGATCTGAAATCCAATAAGGCAATGCTGTTTACACAAGATATAGATATTTCGGCACCGATACAGAAGCTGAGGTCATCGATGACATCATCAAGGTCACACCCACTGAAAGAGGACATGAGAACAACTCCTGAGAAAGACATAGATGATACTGAGCTCTTCGCATACCAG GAGAGGCTGGGCCTGCACGCTGGGAGCCATGAAAGTCTGGATGACAATATCGGGGTGGACAGCGTCATGTGTCACAGACTGTTGGGGGGCAAAG GTGCCCCTGTGCCAGGCGGAAGACCAGCTCTTGATTTCACTCAGATTCAGTTCATGAGATATGGTGATGCGGAAAAACAGGCTTTGTCTGCATTTGAATTCTTACAGGATATGACATCATCGGCACACTCTGACCAATCAGTTGGGCAGAAAGTGTCACATGACATGCTCTTCAGAATGGAGGGCAATATGTCTGATGTTGCTAGGAGCAACATGATTCAAATGAACCAATCAACAACCTCCAACGAGGAGAAGATATCTCCTGTAAGAAAACAGAGAAGAAAGATTAAACTACGCAATAAAAAGGACCAATCTGCTGTGAAAAATCAGGGTAAAGCAAAAACTAGGCAATTTTCATCAACATCGAATGATGAGTCCAATGATGACTATTCAGACGGAAGTTCTTCGGATAACTATCTGGTTCAAGAACAGTCTATGAAATCCAAGAAAATGACATACCTTTAA